In Myxococcus stipitatus, a single window of DNA contains:
- a CDS encoding SMI1/KNR4 family protein yields MTLDTLLDEVVRAHFPRPPATAERIAAFEERMGWRLDADLRAFYLRCDGAELFKPLPDSNYSILSLDDIERACVRLRRRDQGAPERASFFPLVDCQDSDWVLVDVTPTGGPYPLLDAYHETYPREVRRIAESFQEFLSRALRGSGHLYWLE; encoded by the coding sequence ATGACGCTCGACACGCTCCTGGACGAAGTCGTTCGTGCGCACTTCCCACGGCCTCCGGCGACGGCGGAACGGATTGCCGCATTCGAGGAGAGGATGGGGTGGCGGTTGGATGCGGACCTTCGCGCGTTCTATCTCCGCTGTGACGGCGCGGAGCTGTTCAAACCGCTCCCTGATTCGAACTACAGCATCCTCTCGCTCGACGACATCGAGCGCGCATGCGTGCGTCTACGCAGGCGCGACCAGGGCGCTCCCGAAAGGGCTTCCTTCTTCCCACTCGTGGACTGCCAGGACTCGGATTGGGTCCTGGTCGACGTGACCCCGACGGGCGGCCCCTATCCCCTGCTCGACGCGTATCACGAGACCTATCCACGAGAGGTCCGCCGCATCGCGGAGTCGTTCCAGGAGTTCCTGTCGCGGGCCCTGCGCGGCTCGGGTCACCTCTACTGGCTGGAATAG
- a CDS encoding Imm8 family immunity protein, with product MDVEGEILAWGRIIVMRRYDRDDLIHALERIVASCVAESWSGCVDLLRRHFNWEFEP from the coding sequence TTGGATGTTGAGGGGGAGATCCTCGCCTGGGGGCGCATCATCGTGATGCGCCGGTACGACCGCGACGACCTCATTCATGCGCTCGAGCGCATCGTTGCTTCTTGCGTGGCGGAGAGCTGGAGCGGCTGTGTCGATTTGCTGCGCCGACACTTCAATTGGGAGTTCGAGCCATGA
- a CDS encoding response regulator: MSEARTLLFLEDDKDLQNLVSAFLREKGFRVEAARTAVEARTLLSRTKVDAAIVDGLLPGVTGTDFIRELRETQPELPVLFASAFWKDLKSHELLTRQLRVARIIHKPYRPEELFVWVSQLFTRALPPPASPRALADVDPGDELAASLAALNAEYGARLKDKVAALEALLREARAGAALEDAYVLVHKMHGTAGSYGFAAVSAAAGKLEDVLRPGREGLALDWGAVDAAFRDLVATTRVPLAPPPRVVPAPVLPTEGVLLVVDEDSRVLAEAERLGRTHVVRVVTAGTPEGARAVARRQWVDGALIHMDLGGPQGGIQAAHVLRAEPGLEALPLAFTGEALGLEDRVAAAHAGASLFLPRPLTGLDFASAAERMVAARRPERSRVLVVDDDLEAIAVLVHALASDQVEVVGLSDAHRLMESLAEHRPDLLLLDVQMPGPSGFDLCRILRSTPEWQELPVLLITAHLGLEFRLAAFQAGADDYISKPVLREELRARVQARLERARLSRERAERDALTGLLMRRPFIEGLRARLSEAGRQQRPLAVCFLDVDHFKQVNDKYGHLAGDRVLTRLGRLLGARFRREDVRGRWGGEEFVVALLGETVESAKAILTRTMTEVADMRFEGDAGESFHITVSAGIAATPGDGGTMEELLRVADTRLHRAKSNGRNRIET; this comes from the coding sequence ATGAGCGAGGCGCGGACGCTCCTGTTCCTCGAGGACGACAAGGACCTGCAGAACCTGGTCTCGGCCTTCCTGCGCGAGAAGGGCTTTCGCGTGGAGGCGGCGCGCACGGCGGTGGAGGCGCGCACGCTCCTGTCGAGGACGAAGGTGGACGCGGCCATCGTGGATGGCCTGTTGCCGGGAGTGACGGGGACGGACTTCATCCGCGAGCTGCGCGAGACGCAGCCGGAGCTGCCGGTGTTGTTCGCGTCCGCGTTCTGGAAGGACCTGAAGAGCCACGAGCTGCTGACGCGGCAGCTGCGGGTGGCGCGCATCATCCACAAGCCGTACCGGCCGGAGGAGCTGTTCGTCTGGGTGAGCCAGCTCTTCACGCGGGCGTTGCCTCCGCCGGCGAGCCCCCGGGCGTTGGCGGACGTGGACCCGGGCGACGAGCTGGCGGCGAGCTTGGCGGCGCTGAACGCGGAGTACGGCGCGCGGTTGAAGGACAAGGTGGCGGCGCTGGAGGCACTGCTGCGGGAGGCGCGGGCGGGGGCGGCGTTGGAGGACGCGTACGTGCTCGTGCACAAGATGCATGGGACGGCGGGCAGCTATGGCTTCGCGGCGGTGAGCGCGGCGGCGGGGAAGTTGGAGGACGTGTTGCGGCCGGGGCGCGAGGGCCTGGCGTTGGACTGGGGGGCGGTGGACGCGGCGTTCCGGGACCTGGTGGCGACGACGCGGGTCCCCCTGGCGCCGCCGCCCCGGGTGGTGCCCGCTCCGGTGTTGCCGACGGAGGGGGTGTTGCTGGTGGTGGACGAGGACTCGCGGGTGTTGGCGGAGGCGGAGCGGCTGGGGCGGACGCACGTGGTGCGGGTGGTGACGGCGGGGACGCCGGAGGGGGCGCGGGCGGTGGCGCGCCGGCAGTGGGTGGATGGGGCGCTCATCCACATGGATCTGGGCGGGCCCCAGGGCGGCATCCAGGCGGCGCACGTGCTGCGCGCGGAGCCGGGGCTGGAGGCGTTGCCGTTGGCGTTCACGGGGGAGGCGTTGGGGTTGGAGGACCGGGTGGCGGCGGCGCACGCGGGGGCGTCGTTGTTCCTGCCCCGGCCGTTGACGGGGTTGGACTTCGCGTCGGCGGCGGAGCGGATGGTGGCGGCGCGGCGGCCGGAGCGTTCGCGGGTGTTGGTGGTGGATGACGACCTGGAGGCCATCGCGGTGCTGGTGCATGCGTTGGCGAGCGACCAGGTGGAGGTGGTGGGGCTGAGCGACGCGCACCGGCTGATGGAGTCGTTGGCGGAGCACCGGCCGGACCTGTTGTTGTTGGACGTGCAGATGCCGGGGCCGAGCGGGTTCGACTTGTGTCGCATCCTGCGGTCGACGCCGGAGTGGCAGGAGCTGCCGGTGTTGTTGATTACGGCGCACCTGGGGTTGGAGTTCCGGCTGGCGGCGTTCCAGGCGGGGGCGGACGACTACATCTCGAAGCCGGTGTTGCGCGAGGAGTTGCGGGCGCGAGTGCAGGCGCGGCTGGAGCGGGCGCGGCTGTCGCGGGAGCGGGCGGAGCGGGACGCGCTGACGGGGTTGTTGATGCGGCGGCCGTTCATCGAGGGGTTGCGGGCGCGGTTGTCGGAGGCGGGGCGGCAGCAGCGGCCCCTGGCGGTGTGCTTCCTGGACGTGGACCACTTCAAGCAGGTGAACGACAAGTACGGGCACCTGGCGGGGGACCGTGTGTTGACGCGGCTGGGGCGGCTGTTGGGGGCGCGCTTCCGGAGGGAGGACGTGCGCGGGCGGTGGGGCGGGGAGGAGTTCGTGGTGGCGCTGTTGGGGGAGACGGTGGAGAGCGCGAAGGCCATCCTCACGCGGACGATGACGGAGGTGGCGGACATGCGCTTCGAGGGGGACGCGGGCGAGTCCTTCCACATCACGGTGAGCGCGGGCATCGCGGCGACGCCGGGGGACGGCGGCACGATGGAGGAGCTCTTGCGCGTGGCGGATACGCGGCTCCACCGCGCGAAGTCGAACGGGCGCAATCGCATCGAGACGTGA
- a CDS encoding ATP-binding protein — protein sequence MTRTRLSKRSVGLAGVALLALCGLFAWGRPWATAQSDRYRALLQQLRVASVELEQDVLRERLGLPQLHGSQAPAFAALRARADALRDFPSFLSREERGVLGAVLDGYARALEDDQALLERSRQAEARGDRRASDVALQALLERSASAQAERLMGTFLQLYEEAQRANERSRIVLFVVSVVLGAYVLVVLVRLSRVGTQLALLNQDLERRVEERGQDLVRASADQRASEARKAAILEAAPDGILLLDEEGRLLELNPTAERVFLLSEAQARGRDFLALALPASLPAGKREEVAAALRDTARGATRVESPCLRADGSMFPAELTMLRVPGEGPARFTAFVRDITERKEVERMKNEFVSTVSHELRTPLTSIRGSLGLLEGGIVGEMPAQALDMVRIARTNTERLIRLINDILDLEKMEAGKLELKLAPLECHELVEATFAGVRGMADAAGVSLRADVEDAPKVRGDRDRLIQVLTNLVSNAVKFSPSGAEVTVRVRPEGAGQVRFGVVDRGPGIAEEQRQKLFGRFQQLDGSDTRSKGGTGLGLAISQAIVNQHGGRIEVVSELGRGSTFTFTLEAPLRAVSGSHAVVGPVRDASRHTVLVATADLELSTLLRGLLTNEGYRVVRVSSLVEAAKAVEDVLPDAVVLDTQMPDGHALEWVRGLREQPRTRDLPMLALSGRSSEEEGVGRPLWVDWVPKPLEASRLLAALRCAMRRPGQARVLVVDDDATTRRIISAQLEKLGSVQVFEAADGESAVELARETPPDLIVLDVALPRLDGFEVVDILRQERGRATPLIVFTARELSRADQRQLTLGITRHLMKARSTEEELVASVRELLSGLLSRKEAIEPTRKAMS from the coding sequence ATGACGCGGACCCGTCTGTCCAAGCGCTCCGTGGGGCTCGCGGGGGTGGCGCTGCTCGCGCTCTGCGGCCTGTTCGCGTGGGGTCGCCCCTGGGCGACGGCGCAGAGCGACCGCTACCGCGCCCTGCTGCAGCAGCTGCGCGTCGCCAGCGTGGAGCTGGAGCAGGACGTGCTGCGCGAGCGGCTGGGCCTGCCGCAGCTGCATGGCTCCCAGGCGCCGGCCTTCGCCGCGCTGCGGGCCCGCGCGGACGCGCTGCGCGACTTCCCGTCGTTCCTCTCGCGCGAGGAGCGGGGCGTGCTGGGCGCGGTGCTGGACGGGTACGCGCGCGCGCTGGAGGACGACCAGGCGCTGTTGGAGCGCTCGCGTCAGGCGGAGGCCCGAGGCGACCGGCGCGCGTCGGACGTGGCGCTCCAGGCGCTGTTGGAGCGCTCCGCCAGCGCCCAGGCCGAACGGCTGATGGGCACCTTCCTCCAGCTCTACGAGGAGGCGCAGCGCGCGAACGAGCGCTCTCGCATCGTCCTCTTCGTGGTGTCGGTGGTGCTGGGGGCGTACGTGCTGGTGGTGCTGGTGCGGCTGTCGCGCGTGGGCACGCAGCTGGCCCTGCTCAACCAGGACCTGGAGCGGCGCGTGGAGGAGCGCGGCCAGGACCTGGTGCGCGCGAGCGCGGACCAGCGCGCGAGCGAGGCGCGCAAGGCGGCCATCCTGGAGGCGGCCCCGGACGGCATCCTGCTGCTGGACGAGGAGGGGCGGCTGCTGGAGCTCAACCCCACGGCCGAGCGCGTCTTCCTCTTGTCGGAGGCCCAGGCGCGCGGGCGCGACTTCCTGGCGCTGGCGCTGCCCGCGTCGCTGCCGGCGGGCAAGCGCGAGGAGGTGGCCGCCGCGCTGCGCGACACGGCGCGCGGGGCCACGCGCGTGGAGTCGCCGTGCCTGCGCGCGGACGGGAGCATGTTCCCGGCGGAGCTGACGATGCTGCGCGTGCCCGGCGAGGGCCCCGCGCGCTTCACCGCCTTCGTGCGCGACATCACCGAGCGCAAGGAGGTGGAGCGGATGAAGAACGAGTTCGTCTCCACGGTGAGCCACGAGCTGCGCACGCCGCTCACCTCCATCCGCGGCTCGCTGGGCCTGCTGGAGGGCGGCATCGTGGGGGAGATGCCGGCGCAGGCGCTGGACATGGTGCGCATCGCGCGCACGAACACCGAGCGCCTCATCCGGCTCATCAACGACATCCTCGACCTGGAGAAGATGGAGGCGGGCAAGCTGGAGCTGAAGCTGGCCCCGCTGGAGTGCCACGAGCTGGTGGAGGCGACGTTCGCGGGCGTGCGCGGCATGGCGGACGCGGCGGGCGTGTCGCTGCGCGCGGACGTGGAGGACGCGCCGAAGGTGAGGGGCGACCGCGACCGGCTCATCCAGGTGCTCACCAACCTGGTGTCCAACGCGGTGAAGTTCTCGCCGTCCGGGGCGGAGGTGACGGTGCGCGTGCGGCCGGAGGGCGCGGGGCAGGTGCGCTTCGGCGTGGTGGACCGGGGGCCGGGCATCGCGGAGGAGCAGCGGCAGAAGCTCTTCGGGCGCTTCCAGCAGCTGGACGGCTCGGACACGCGCTCCAAGGGTGGCACGGGCCTGGGGCTGGCCATCTCGCAGGCCATCGTGAACCAGCACGGCGGGCGCATCGAGGTGGTGAGCGAGCTGGGGCGGGGGTCGACGTTCACCTTCACGCTGGAGGCGCCGCTGCGCGCGGTGTCGGGCTCGCACGCGGTGGTGGGGCCCGTCCGGGACGCGTCGCGGCACACGGTGCTGGTGGCGACGGCGGACCTGGAGCTGTCCACGCTGCTGCGCGGGCTGCTGACGAACGAGGGCTACCGGGTGGTGCGCGTCTCGTCGCTGGTGGAGGCGGCGAAGGCGGTGGAGGACGTGCTGCCGGACGCGGTGGTGCTGGACACGCAGATGCCGGACGGGCACGCGCTGGAGTGGGTGCGGGGGCTGCGAGAGCAGCCGCGCACGCGCGACCTGCCGATGCTGGCGCTGTCGGGGCGCTCGTCCGAGGAGGAGGGCGTGGGGCGCCCGCTGTGGGTGGACTGGGTGCCCAAGCCGCTGGAGGCGTCGCGGTTGTTGGCGGCGCTGCGCTGCGCGATGCGCAGGCCCGGACAGGCGCGGGTGCTGGTGGTGGACGACGACGCCACCACCCGGCGCATCATCTCCGCGCAGCTGGAGAAGCTGGGCAGCGTGCAGGTGTTCGAGGCGGCGGATGGGGAGAGCGCGGTGGAGCTGGCGCGGGAGACGCCGCCGGACCTCATCGTGCTGGACGTGGCGTTGCCTCGGCTGGACGGGTTTGAAGTGGTGGACATCCTGCGCCAGGAGCGGGGGCGGGCCACGCCCCTCATCGTGTTTACTGCGCGGGAGCTGTCGCGGGCGGACCAGCGGCAGCTCACGTTGGGCATCACCCGACACTTGATGAAGGCGCGCTCGACGGAGGAGGAGCTGGTGGCCTCCGTGCGGGAGCTGCTCAGCGGACTGCTGTCGCGCAAAGAGGCCATCGAGCCGACGAGAAAGGCGATGTCATGA
- a CDS encoding response regulator yields the protein MTTLRKVMLVDDEEDIRAIGRLSLSRVGGWETVLAASGTEALAVALAELPDLILLDVMMPGMDGPTTFGRLRAQDATSRTPIIFMTAKVQKQEVARYLELGAAGVIGKPFDPMTLPQEIRKLVAG from the coding sequence ATGACGACGCTTCGCAAGGTGATGCTCGTGGATGACGAGGAGGACATCCGTGCCATCGGCCGGCTCAGCCTCAGCCGCGTGGGCGGGTGGGAGACGGTGCTCGCGGCGTCGGGGACGGAGGCGCTCGCGGTGGCGCTGGCGGAGCTGCCCGACCTCATCCTGCTCGACGTGATGATGCCCGGCATGGACGGGCCCACGACGTTCGGCAGGCTGCGCGCCCAGGACGCCACGTCGCGCACGCCCATCATCTTCATGACGGCGAAGGTGCAGAAGCAGGAGGTGGCGCGCTACCTGGAGCTGGGCGCCGCGGGAGTGATTGGCAAGCCCTTCGACCCCATGACGCTGCCCCAGGAGATTCGCAAGCTGGTGGCGGGATGA
- a CDS encoding helix-turn-helix domain-containing protein, with product MREPVDFELAAVLGGAARVARMRLGLTQTDVAERVGMSMEVYSRLERGRMLPRTQTLRRLCEVLQVSSDTLLGVGRGMAPVGRPVRAPDEDDSLELRRMTRKLRELDPAQLRAVSRVVNAVVTVIPRAPPAPPRARPARRRRASG from the coding sequence ATGCGTGAGCCCGTCGACTTCGAGCTGGCCGCCGTCCTGGGCGGCGCCGCCCGCGTGGCTCGGATGCGGCTGGGGTTGACCCAGACGGACGTGGCCGAGCGCGTGGGGATGTCCATGGAGGTCTACAGCCGGCTGGAGCGCGGGCGGATGTTGCCGCGCACACAGACGCTGCGCCGGCTGTGCGAGGTGCTCCAGGTCTCCTCGGATACGCTGCTGGGCGTGGGGCGTGGAATGGCCCCCGTGGGCCGCCCCGTGCGTGCCCCGGATGAGGACGACTCCCTCGAGCTGCGGCGGATGACGCGCAAGCTGCGGGAGCTGGACCCGGCTCAGCTGCGCGCGGTGTCGCGCGTGGTCAACGCCGTGGTGACGGTGATTCCCCGCGCCCCGCCGGCGCCTCCCCGGGCCAGGCCCGCGCGTCGGCGTCGGGCGTCCGGGTAG
- a CDS encoding helix-turn-helix transcriptional regulator: MNEELAITAGAVARRARARLGLSQADVAVRVGISPEVYARLERGRALPSVVTLRRLCQVLALDANALLGLPDARGRSEAVR, encoded by the coding sequence ATGAACGAGGAACTGGCCATCACCGCGGGCGCGGTGGCGAGGAGGGCCCGGGCGCGGCTGGGATTGTCCCAGGCGGACGTGGCCGTGCGCGTGGGCATCTCCCCGGAGGTCTATGCCCGACTGGAGCGGGGCCGGGCGCTGCCCTCCGTCGTCACGTTGCGCAGGCTGTGCCAGGTGTTGGCGCTGGACGCCAACGCGCTGCTGGGCCTGCCGGACGCCCGGGGGCGGAGCGAGGCGGTCCGGTGA
- a CDS encoding serine/threonine-protein kinase — protein sequence MSDLEAMHPLLLQGSEQIGALRIIRRLATGGYGAIFLAESETRGTVALKFALQGPSRDDEARVDARTRKEAKLLMHLAHPNVVELLGYRRWPDARRGYLCLIMDYVEGPTLSEWALGPQATPRRAVEVFASLALTLDAVHREGVMHRDLKGSNIIVRASDGQPVLVDFGSGDHACTPTLTEDRLPPGTPSYRSPEALRFWLGPRAPGSRYRFERTDDLYSLGLVFHELLTGAFPYPAHLPPSALLASIESAVLASPSSLNPRVPPALDGIVLKLLSRYAVDRYATGGELYAALSEALEHADATWDAPLFPPRPPHEAVTEEAEELFDGDEDARALRRWMRRPEWPGVDSDSAPARTPPTEPGPPHPSDAAAAWRAWVRKHLHALRSALRPWRRKGPGTPPSHDD from the coding sequence ATGAGCGACCTCGAGGCGATGCACCCGCTGCTCCTCCAGGGCTCCGAGCAGATCGGCGCGCTGCGCATCATCCGGAGGCTGGCGACCGGGGGGTATGGCGCCATCTTCCTGGCGGAGAGCGAGACGCGCGGCACGGTGGCGTTGAAGTTCGCGCTCCAGGGGCCGTCGCGCGACGACGAGGCGCGGGTGGACGCGCGCACGCGCAAGGAGGCGAAGCTGCTGATGCACCTGGCCCACCCGAACGTGGTGGAGCTGCTGGGCTACCGCCGCTGGCCGGACGCGCGGCGCGGCTACCTGTGCCTCATCATGGACTACGTGGAGGGCCCCACCCTGTCCGAGTGGGCGCTGGGGCCGCAGGCCACGCCGCGCCGGGCGGTGGAGGTCTTCGCGTCGCTGGCGTTGACGCTGGACGCGGTGCACCGCGAGGGCGTCATGCACCGCGACCTCAAGGGCAGCAACATCATCGTGCGCGCGTCGGACGGGCAGCCGGTGCTGGTGGACTTCGGCTCCGGGGACCACGCGTGCACGCCCACGCTGACGGAGGACCGGCTGCCGCCGGGCACGCCCAGCTACCGCAGCCCGGAGGCGCTGCGCTTCTGGCTGGGGCCACGCGCGCCCGGGTCGCGCTACCGCTTCGAGCGCACCGACGACCTGTATTCGCTGGGGCTGGTGTTCCACGAGCTGCTCACGGGCGCCTTCCCCTACCCCGCCCACCTGCCGCCGTCGGCGTTGCTGGCGAGCATCGAGTCGGCCGTGCTGGCCTCGCCGTCCTCGCTCAACCCGCGCGTGCCGCCCGCGCTGGACGGCATCGTGCTCAAGCTCCTGAGCCGCTACGCCGTGGACCGTTACGCCACGGGCGGCGAGCTGTACGCGGCGCTGAGCGAGGCGCTGGAGCACGCGGACGCGACCTGGGACGCGCCGCTGTTCCCGCCGCGTCCGCCCCACGAGGCCGTCACCGAGGAGGCCGAGGAGCTGTTCGACGGCGACGAGGATGCCCGCGCGCTGCGGCGGTGGATGCGGCGGCCCGAGTGGCCGGGCGTGGACTCCGACTCCGCGCCCGCGCGCACGCCGCCCACCGAGCCCGGCCCGCCGCATCCGTCCGACGCGGCGGCGGCGTGGCGCGCGTGGGTGCGCAAGCACTTGCATGCGCTGCGCTCGGCGCTGCGACCCTGGCGGCGCAAGGGTCCCGGGACACCGCCCTCGCACGACGACTGA
- a CDS encoding serine/threonine-protein kinase, translated as MTTPDTPDTLDDAPGSPRVPRVLFSVGGTVFEFVRKLEVRSTGELLMLARRRYRNGLGGLVVVKRLRNPTTFVERRRLVEEVELTFRLNHPNIAQVHHLKLYRGAPHVVMEHVEGRSLDTVLNLAAMRRRPMSPAFAAHVVAEVADALHHAHQLRDDANRPLDIVHRDVSPRNIRVGTHGEVKLTHFTVATSRLAGREDTSRPLVKGDIAYASPEVLLRVPVDARSDVFSLGLVLLELLTGKHPLGVEEPPPPPVAPGLPLEAQGPTWMPVSEVSARILRLEPELVARLAEGAPAPLVEVVRRALRVDPADRFQSAAELGEALRAWLHASAPNHGRHDIAQEVVRAAAEATERRNQSELLENGVMPEGLTADEATLESDPTRPHDDGEPPGGSGR; from the coding sequence ATGACGACGCCCGACACTCCCGATACGTTGGATGATGCCCCCGGAAGTCCCCGCGTCCCGCGCGTGCTGTTCAGCGTGGGAGGCACGGTGTTCGAGTTCGTGCGCAAGCTGGAGGTGCGCTCCACGGGCGAGCTGTTGATGCTGGCCCGGAGGCGCTACCGCAACGGCCTGGGGGGGCTGGTGGTGGTGAAGCGGCTGCGCAACCCGACGACGTTCGTCGAGCGGCGGCGGCTGGTGGAGGAGGTGGAGCTGACGTTCCGGCTCAACCACCCCAACATCGCCCAGGTGCACCACCTGAAGCTGTACCGGGGCGCGCCGCACGTGGTGATGGAGCACGTGGAGGGCCGCTCGCTGGACACGGTGCTCAACCTGGCGGCGATGCGGCGCCGGCCCATGTCCCCGGCGTTCGCCGCGCACGTGGTGGCGGAGGTGGCGGACGCGCTGCACCACGCTCACCAGCTGCGCGACGACGCGAACCGGCCGCTGGACATCGTCCACCGGGACGTGAGCCCCCGGAACATCCGCGTGGGCACCCACGGCGAGGTGAAGTTGACGCACTTCACGGTGGCCACGTCACGGCTCGCCGGGCGCGAGGACACCAGCCGGCCGCTGGTGAAGGGCGACATCGCCTATGCGTCGCCGGAGGTGTTGCTGCGCGTGCCGGTGGATGCGCGCTCGGACGTCTTCTCGTTGGGGCTGGTGTTGCTGGAGCTCCTGACGGGGAAGCACCCGCTCGGCGTGGAGGAGCCGCCGCCCCCGCCCGTCGCGCCCGGGCTTCCGCTGGAGGCGCAGGGCCCCACGTGGATGCCGGTGAGCGAGGTGTCCGCGCGCATCCTCCGGTTGGAGCCGGAGCTGGTGGCCCGGCTGGCGGAGGGCGCGCCCGCGCCGCTCGTCGAGGTGGTGCGGCGCGCGCTGCGCGTGGACCCGGCGGACCGCTTCCAGAGCGCGGCGGAGCTGGGCGAGGCGCTGCGCGCGTGGCTGCACGCGAGCGCGCCCAACCACGGGCGTCACGACATCGCCCAGGAGGTGGTCCGCGCGGCGGCCGAGGCCACGGAGCGGAGGAACCAGTCCGAGCTGCTCGAGAACGGGGTGATGCCGGAGGGGCTGACCGCGGACGAGGCCACCCTCGAGAGCGACCCGACGCGGCCTCACGACGACGGGGAGCCACCCGGGGGTTCGGGGCGCTGA